One window of the Nicotiana tabacum cultivar K326 chromosome 4, ASM71507v2, whole genome shotgun sequence genome contains the following:
- the LOC107774133 gene encoding uncharacterized protein LOC107774133 isoform X2 — protein MEDGIDADVLMDYVEFQIFPSQNRYESHICYGNKLETLTSGLLEQLVLHSPKIKSLHSKGSDSNFRFRPLGNLSDAKWFTKSTLIRFLRIVSSSPTIDMAKAMVNEISQLEEARKFHVSLYSKGPQDRIGSDETECDYSSGAVSSSQQQADDNSSSSDASKNELLRAIELRLTALKGELAAAIDQAAGTTCSFEDVINIEKFSYYFGAVEMRNCLQKFIALSHEIPGKELSLSRTDVRNDKVGSVEGNSQTSGTSKSETPVTYSASPAKAAQMERQNSSGNEESSCTSEEEQPSAERSRTLIRSASPRRSASPMRRVQIGRSGSRRSTALTIKSLNYFPARERSISHKDAAASGSDEEDSEQTSKKAEKDVCRMSVQDAISLFENKQNGGTVDYQRTKSLLNGSIGANKAVLRRWSSGVCESSKGSVDVATDDPVSMAINKSEDQETEGTLEIKPDSYSPPKSLDADVTAADFEHNLPEEKAHSPKATREESLPNQGAEIGEKLNASVEWTRQKEAELNQLLTKMMETKPTKYRSSAATDSKHQSRPTERRGGFYDHYKEKRDEKLRGETARNRAEKDKQFKALQQVLDERKAAIVSGNASNVSKKPNIKRTQRTVKNSLESAKTKDETPKPTVVKKASSKASQLPATRKSWPSMPSPRVTGTSTAKTPKTPPITNSAGTTPTRRRSQPTTAVPQTSQKVEKLQPQAKPVKAPQNNIRKNVPNGDKKLQTLTKASKPTKAKVQPTSGDSASSTKPRLSKVTKKSSVVPVESKEAKPFLRKGSGTGSGHSPVIKAKVSSQSEKSLRESTDFVQVEENEMAYVASGPLNQLQDRGLEELKIHEDEDSGIQLNSPQKYEDRESCNKVTPDSEDDFRRMEESTLKSEVEEESNISPSAWVEIEEQEDQAISCNDGFGPNESQADVATVRISSPRVRHSLSQMLLEESSEDVIDWGNAENPPTMIYQKDVPKGLKRLLNFTRKSKTDSNPTGVSSPSFFSEGEDDPEDSKLLTKSSSDNLLKKATLHAKHSGQPKSSSEAYELSAQTSIGKIAAQKLQASRLSAPASTTKASRSFFSLSAFKGSK, from the exons ATGGAGGATGGAATAGATGCTGATGTCTTGATGGACTATGTTGAATTTCAGATTTTCCCAAGCCAGAACAG GTACGAGTCGCATATCTGCTATGGCAACAAGTTAGAAACACTAACCTCCGGTCTTCTGGAGCAATTGGTGCTTCATTCTCCCAAAATCAAATCTTTGCACTCAAAGGGATCAGATTCCAATTTCAGATTTAGACCCCTAGGGAATCTTAGTGACGCAAAATGGTTTACAAAATCCACATTGATCAG GTTTCTTCGTATTGTCAGCTCATCACCTACAATAGATATGGCCAAGGCCATGGTAAATGAAATATCTCAGCTTGAAGAAGCTCGGAAGTTTCATGTTTCTTTGTATTCAAAG GGTCCTCAGGATCGTATTGGGAGCGATGAAACAG AATGCGATTACTCAAGTGGTGCAGTGTCATCATCGCAGCAA CAGGCAGATGATAACTCTTCTTCATCAGATGCTTCCAA GAATGAATTGCTGAGGGCGATCGAGTTGAGGCTGACTGCTTTAAAAGGGGAACTAGCTGCTGCTATCGACCAAGCTGCTGGCACCACATGCTCTTTTGAGGATGTTATTAACATAGAAAAGTTTTCTTACTATTTTGGAGCTGTTGAAATGAG GAACTGCCTACAGAAGTTTATTGCACTGAGCCACGAGATTCCGGGTAAAGAGTTGTCTCTTTCAAGAACTGATGTCAGAAATGACAAAGTTGGTTCAGTAGAGGGCAATTCTCAAACATCCGGAACATCAAAGTCGGAAACACCAGTGACATATAGTGCTTCCCCTGCAAAAGCTGCACAGATGGAGAGGCAAAACTCATCAGGTAATGAGGAATCTTCCTGTACAAGTGAGGAGGAACAACCGTCAGCCGAAAGAAGTCGGACTCTTATAAGATCTGCATCTCCAAGAAGGTCTGCATCTCCAATGCGAAGAGTCCAAATTGGGCGCTCTGGGTCACGAAGATCCACTGCTTTAACGATTAAGAGTCTAAATTACTTTCCTGCCAGAGAAAGGTCAATCTCTCATAAAGATGCAGCTGCCAGCGGTAGTGATGAGGAAGACTCTGAGCAAACCTCGAAAAAGGCTGAGAAGGATGTGTGCAGAATGAGTGTGCAAGATGCAATCAGTCTCTTTGAAAACAAACAGAATGGCGGAACTGTTGATTATCAGAGGACAAAGTCACTATTAAACGGCTCAATTGGTGCTAATAAAGCGGTATTGAGAAGATGGAGTTCAGGGGTGTGTGAAAGTTCTAAAGGCTCTGTTGATGTGGCGACTGATGATCCAGTTTCCATGGCTATCAATAAATCGGAAGATCAAGAAACTGAGGGTACTTTGGAAATAAAACCCGATTCATACTCTCCTCCCAAAAGCCTTGACGCCgatgttactgctgctgattTCGAACACAACTTACCTGAAGAAAAAGCACATAGTCCAAAGGCTACGAGAGAGGAATCTCTCCCTAACCAAGGTGCAGAAATAGGTGAAAAATTAAATGCCTCAGTTGAATGGACTCGACAAAAGGAAGCAGAGCTAAACCAATTGCTCACGAAAATGATGGAAACCAAGCCTACCAAATATCGGAGCTCGGCAGCTACTGATAGCAAACACCAAAGCCGTCCCACTGAGCGTCGAGGTGGTTTCTATGATCATTACAAAGAAAAAAGGGATGAGAAACTTCGTGGTGAAACTGCTAGGAATAGAGCAGAGAAGGATAAACAATTTAAAGCACTGCAACAAGTTCTTGATGAAAGAAAAGCAGCAATTGTCTCAGGGAATGCAAGTAATGTTAGTAAAAAACCAAATATTAAGAGAACTCAGAGAACAGTCAAGAACTCCCTTGAATCTGCAAAAACCAAAGATGAAACTCCCAAACCCACTGTTGTAAAGAAAGCTTCATCAAAAGCATCGCAACTGCCAGCAACGCGGAAGTCATGGCCTTCTATGCCGTCACCAAGAGTTACAGGGACATCAACTGCTAAAACTCCTAAAACTCCTCCTATAACAAATTCTGCTGGTACTACACCTACCCGTAGAAGATCACAGCCAACAACAGCAGTTCCTCAGACAAGCCAAAAGGTTGAGAAATTACAGCCCCAAGCAAAACCTGTGAAAGCACCCCAGAATAATATCAGAAAGAATGTTCCAAATGGGGACAAGAAACTGCAGACTCTGACAAAAGCTAGCAAACCTACGAAAGCCAAAGTTCAGCCTACCTCTGGAGATTCTGCATCCTCTACTAAACCTAGACTCAGCAAGGTAACCAAGAAAAGTAGTGTGGTGCCTGTGGAATCAAAGGAGGCAAAGCCTTTTCTTCGTAAGGGCTCAGGTACTGGATCTGGTCATAGTCCAGTCATAAAGGCCAAAGTTTCATCTCAGTCTGAAAAATCTTTGAGGGAATCTACGGACTTCGTTCAAGTTGAGGAGAATGAGATGGCCTATGTTGCTTCTGGTCCACTTAATCAACTGCAGGACAGGGGTCTTGAGGAGTTAAAAATTCATGAAGATGAAGACTCCGGAATTCAGTTAAACAGCCCTCAAAAATATGAAGATAGAGAGAGCTGCAATAAGGTTACGCCAGATAGTGAAGATGATTTTCGAAGAATGGAAGAGTCTACACTGAAAAGCGAGGTTGAAGAGGAATCGAACATTTCCCCTAGCGCCTGGGTGGAAATAGAGGAGCAGGAGGATCAAGCCATTTCATGTAATGATGGTTTTGGTCCTAATGAATCTCAGGCTGATGTTGCAACTGTAAGAATCTCAAGTCCACGAGTTCGTCATTCTCTGTCTCAAATGTTGCTTGAAGAAAGCAGTGAAGATGTTATCGACTGGGGTAATGCTGAGAATCCTCCTACCATGATATATCAGAAGGATGTGCCAAAGGGATTAAAGCGGCTTCTAAACTTTACTCGTAAGAGTAAGACTGATTCGAATCCAACTGGTGTTTCAAGCCCATCTTTCTTCTCTGAAGGTGAGGATGATCCAGAAGACTCTAAACTTCTTACCAAAAGTAGTTCGGACAATCTACTGAAGAAAGCCACGCTTCATGCTAAGCATTCTGGACAACCAAAGTCGTCTTCTGAAGCCTATGAGCTATCCG CTCAAACAAGTATAGGCAAAATTGCTGCTCAGAAATTGCAAGCGAGCCGGCTCTCAGCTCCAGCAAGTACAACAAAag CATCAAGATCgttcttttctctttctgcaTTCAAGGGAAGCAAATAA
- the LOC107774133 gene encoding uncharacterized protein LOC107774133 isoform X1, whose protein sequence is MEDGIDADVLMDYVEFQIFPSQNRYESHICYGNKLETLTSGLLEQLVLHSPKIKSLHSKGSDSNFRFRPLGNLSDAKWFTKSTLIRFLRIVSSSPTIDMAKAMVNEISQLEEARKFHVSLYSKGPQDRIGSDETAECDYSSGAVSSSQQQADDNSSSSDASKNELLRAIELRLTALKGELAAAIDQAAGTTCSFEDVINIEKFSYYFGAVEMRNCLQKFIALSHEIPGKELSLSRTDVRNDKVGSVEGNSQTSGTSKSETPVTYSASPAKAAQMERQNSSGNEESSCTSEEEQPSAERSRTLIRSASPRRSASPMRRVQIGRSGSRRSTALTIKSLNYFPARERSISHKDAAASGSDEEDSEQTSKKAEKDVCRMSVQDAISLFENKQNGGTVDYQRTKSLLNGSIGANKAVLRRWSSGVCESSKGSVDVATDDPVSMAINKSEDQETEGTLEIKPDSYSPPKSLDADVTAADFEHNLPEEKAHSPKATREESLPNQGAEIGEKLNASVEWTRQKEAELNQLLTKMMETKPTKYRSSAATDSKHQSRPTERRGGFYDHYKEKRDEKLRGETARNRAEKDKQFKALQQVLDERKAAIVSGNASNVSKKPNIKRTQRTVKNSLESAKTKDETPKPTVVKKASSKASQLPATRKSWPSMPSPRVTGTSTAKTPKTPPITNSAGTTPTRRRSQPTTAVPQTSQKVEKLQPQAKPVKAPQNNIRKNVPNGDKKLQTLTKASKPTKAKVQPTSGDSASSTKPRLSKVTKKSSVVPVESKEAKPFLRKGSGTGSGHSPVIKAKVSSQSEKSLRESTDFVQVEENEMAYVASGPLNQLQDRGLEELKIHEDEDSGIQLNSPQKYEDRESCNKVTPDSEDDFRRMEESTLKSEVEEESNISPSAWVEIEEQEDQAISCNDGFGPNESQADVATVRISSPRVRHSLSQMLLEESSEDVIDWGNAENPPTMIYQKDVPKGLKRLLNFTRKSKTDSNPTGVSSPSFFSEGEDDPEDSKLLTKSSSDNLLKKATLHAKHSGQPKSSSEAYELSAQTSIGKIAAQKLQASRLSAPASTTKASRSFFSLSAFKGSK, encoded by the exons ATGGAGGATGGAATAGATGCTGATGTCTTGATGGACTATGTTGAATTTCAGATTTTCCCAAGCCAGAACAG GTACGAGTCGCATATCTGCTATGGCAACAAGTTAGAAACACTAACCTCCGGTCTTCTGGAGCAATTGGTGCTTCATTCTCCCAAAATCAAATCTTTGCACTCAAAGGGATCAGATTCCAATTTCAGATTTAGACCCCTAGGGAATCTTAGTGACGCAAAATGGTTTACAAAATCCACATTGATCAG GTTTCTTCGTATTGTCAGCTCATCACCTACAATAGATATGGCCAAGGCCATGGTAAATGAAATATCTCAGCTTGAAGAAGCTCGGAAGTTTCATGTTTCTTTGTATTCAAAG GGTCCTCAGGATCGTATTGGGAGCGATGAAACAG CAGAATGCGATTACTCAAGTGGTGCAGTGTCATCATCGCAGCAA CAGGCAGATGATAACTCTTCTTCATCAGATGCTTCCAA GAATGAATTGCTGAGGGCGATCGAGTTGAGGCTGACTGCTTTAAAAGGGGAACTAGCTGCTGCTATCGACCAAGCTGCTGGCACCACATGCTCTTTTGAGGATGTTATTAACATAGAAAAGTTTTCTTACTATTTTGGAGCTGTTGAAATGAG GAACTGCCTACAGAAGTTTATTGCACTGAGCCACGAGATTCCGGGTAAAGAGTTGTCTCTTTCAAGAACTGATGTCAGAAATGACAAAGTTGGTTCAGTAGAGGGCAATTCTCAAACATCCGGAACATCAAAGTCGGAAACACCAGTGACATATAGTGCTTCCCCTGCAAAAGCTGCACAGATGGAGAGGCAAAACTCATCAGGTAATGAGGAATCTTCCTGTACAAGTGAGGAGGAACAACCGTCAGCCGAAAGAAGTCGGACTCTTATAAGATCTGCATCTCCAAGAAGGTCTGCATCTCCAATGCGAAGAGTCCAAATTGGGCGCTCTGGGTCACGAAGATCCACTGCTTTAACGATTAAGAGTCTAAATTACTTTCCTGCCAGAGAAAGGTCAATCTCTCATAAAGATGCAGCTGCCAGCGGTAGTGATGAGGAAGACTCTGAGCAAACCTCGAAAAAGGCTGAGAAGGATGTGTGCAGAATGAGTGTGCAAGATGCAATCAGTCTCTTTGAAAACAAACAGAATGGCGGAACTGTTGATTATCAGAGGACAAAGTCACTATTAAACGGCTCAATTGGTGCTAATAAAGCGGTATTGAGAAGATGGAGTTCAGGGGTGTGTGAAAGTTCTAAAGGCTCTGTTGATGTGGCGACTGATGATCCAGTTTCCATGGCTATCAATAAATCGGAAGATCAAGAAACTGAGGGTACTTTGGAAATAAAACCCGATTCATACTCTCCTCCCAAAAGCCTTGACGCCgatgttactgctgctgattTCGAACACAACTTACCTGAAGAAAAAGCACATAGTCCAAAGGCTACGAGAGAGGAATCTCTCCCTAACCAAGGTGCAGAAATAGGTGAAAAATTAAATGCCTCAGTTGAATGGACTCGACAAAAGGAAGCAGAGCTAAACCAATTGCTCACGAAAATGATGGAAACCAAGCCTACCAAATATCGGAGCTCGGCAGCTACTGATAGCAAACACCAAAGCCGTCCCACTGAGCGTCGAGGTGGTTTCTATGATCATTACAAAGAAAAAAGGGATGAGAAACTTCGTGGTGAAACTGCTAGGAATAGAGCAGAGAAGGATAAACAATTTAAAGCACTGCAACAAGTTCTTGATGAAAGAAAAGCAGCAATTGTCTCAGGGAATGCAAGTAATGTTAGTAAAAAACCAAATATTAAGAGAACTCAGAGAACAGTCAAGAACTCCCTTGAATCTGCAAAAACCAAAGATGAAACTCCCAAACCCACTGTTGTAAAGAAAGCTTCATCAAAAGCATCGCAACTGCCAGCAACGCGGAAGTCATGGCCTTCTATGCCGTCACCAAGAGTTACAGGGACATCAACTGCTAAAACTCCTAAAACTCCTCCTATAACAAATTCTGCTGGTACTACACCTACCCGTAGAAGATCACAGCCAACAACAGCAGTTCCTCAGACAAGCCAAAAGGTTGAGAAATTACAGCCCCAAGCAAAACCTGTGAAAGCACCCCAGAATAATATCAGAAAGAATGTTCCAAATGGGGACAAGAAACTGCAGACTCTGACAAAAGCTAGCAAACCTACGAAAGCCAAAGTTCAGCCTACCTCTGGAGATTCTGCATCCTCTACTAAACCTAGACTCAGCAAGGTAACCAAGAAAAGTAGTGTGGTGCCTGTGGAATCAAAGGAGGCAAAGCCTTTTCTTCGTAAGGGCTCAGGTACTGGATCTGGTCATAGTCCAGTCATAAAGGCCAAAGTTTCATCTCAGTCTGAAAAATCTTTGAGGGAATCTACGGACTTCGTTCAAGTTGAGGAGAATGAGATGGCCTATGTTGCTTCTGGTCCACTTAATCAACTGCAGGACAGGGGTCTTGAGGAGTTAAAAATTCATGAAGATGAAGACTCCGGAATTCAGTTAAACAGCCCTCAAAAATATGAAGATAGAGAGAGCTGCAATAAGGTTACGCCAGATAGTGAAGATGATTTTCGAAGAATGGAAGAGTCTACACTGAAAAGCGAGGTTGAAGAGGAATCGAACATTTCCCCTAGCGCCTGGGTGGAAATAGAGGAGCAGGAGGATCAAGCCATTTCATGTAATGATGGTTTTGGTCCTAATGAATCTCAGGCTGATGTTGCAACTGTAAGAATCTCAAGTCCACGAGTTCGTCATTCTCTGTCTCAAATGTTGCTTGAAGAAAGCAGTGAAGATGTTATCGACTGGGGTAATGCTGAGAATCCTCCTACCATGATATATCAGAAGGATGTGCCAAAGGGATTAAAGCGGCTTCTAAACTTTACTCGTAAGAGTAAGACTGATTCGAATCCAACTGGTGTTTCAAGCCCATCTTTCTTCTCTGAAGGTGAGGATGATCCAGAAGACTCTAAACTTCTTACCAAAAGTAGTTCGGACAATCTACTGAAGAAAGCCACGCTTCATGCTAAGCATTCTGGACAACCAAAGTCGTCTTCTGAAGCCTATGAGCTATCCG CTCAAACAAGTATAGGCAAAATTGCTGCTCAGAAATTGCAAGCGAGCCGGCTCTCAGCTCCAGCAAGTACAACAAAag CATCAAGATCgttcttttctctttctgcaTTCAAGGGAAGCAAATAA
- the LOC107774133 gene encoding uncharacterized protein LOC107774133 isoform X6: MEDGIDADVLMDYVEFQIFPSQNRYESHICYGNKLETLTSGLLEQLVLHSPKIKSLHSKGSDSNFRFRPLGNLSDAKWFTKSTLIRFLRIVSSSPTIDMAKAMVNEISQLEEARKFHVSLYSKDRIGSDETECDYSSGAVSSSQQQADDNSSSSDASKNELLRAIELRLTALKGELAAAIDQAAGTTCSFEDVINIEKFSYYFGAVEMRNCLQKFIALSHEIPGKELSLSRTDVRNDKVGSVEGNSQTSGTSKSETPVTYSASPAKAAQMERQNSSGNEESSCTSEEEQPSAERSRTLIRSASPRRSASPMRRVQIGRSGSRRSTALTIKSLNYFPARERSISHKDAAASGSDEEDSEQTSKKAEKDVCRMSVQDAISLFENKQNGGTVDYQRTKSLLNGSIGANKAVLRRWSSGVCESSKGSVDVATDDPVSMAINKSEDQETEGTLEIKPDSYSPPKSLDADVTAADFEHNLPEEKAHSPKATREESLPNQGAEIGEKLNASVEWTRQKEAELNQLLTKMMETKPTKYRSSAATDSKHQSRPTERRGGFYDHYKEKRDEKLRGETARNRAEKDKQFKALQQVLDERKAAIVSGNASNVSKKPNIKRTQRTVKNSLESAKTKDETPKPTVVKKASSKASQLPATRKSWPSMPSPRVTGTSTAKTPKTPPITNSAGTTPTRRRSQPTTAVPQTSQKVEKLQPQAKPVKAPQNNIRKNVPNGDKKLQTLTKASKPTKAKVQPTSGDSASSTKPRLSKVTKKSSVVPVESKEAKPFLRKGSGTGSGHSPVIKAKVSSQSEKSLRESTDFVQVEENEMAYVASGPLNQLQDRGLEELKIHEDEDSGIQLNSPQKYEDRESCNKVTPDSEDDFRRMEESTLKSEVEEESNISPSAWVEIEEQEDQAISCNDGFGPNESQADVATVRISSPRVRHSLSQMLLEESSEDVIDWGNAENPPTMIYQKDVPKGLKRLLNFTRKSKTDSNPTGVSSPSFFSEGEDDPEDSKLLTKSSSDNLLKKATLHAKHSGQPKSSSEAYELSAQTSIGKIAAQKLQASRLSAPASTTKASRSFFSLSAFKGSK, encoded by the exons ATGGAGGATGGAATAGATGCTGATGTCTTGATGGACTATGTTGAATTTCAGATTTTCCCAAGCCAGAACAG GTACGAGTCGCATATCTGCTATGGCAACAAGTTAGAAACACTAACCTCCGGTCTTCTGGAGCAATTGGTGCTTCATTCTCCCAAAATCAAATCTTTGCACTCAAAGGGATCAGATTCCAATTTCAGATTTAGACCCCTAGGGAATCTTAGTGACGCAAAATGGTTTACAAAATCCACATTGATCAG GTTTCTTCGTATTGTCAGCTCATCACCTACAATAGATATGGCCAAGGCCATGGTAAATGAAATATCTCAGCTTGAAGAAGCTCGGAAGTTTCATGTTTCTTTGTATTCAAAG GATCGTATTGGGAGCGATGAAACAG AATGCGATTACTCAAGTGGTGCAGTGTCATCATCGCAGCAA CAGGCAGATGATAACTCTTCTTCATCAGATGCTTCCAA GAATGAATTGCTGAGGGCGATCGAGTTGAGGCTGACTGCTTTAAAAGGGGAACTAGCTGCTGCTATCGACCAAGCTGCTGGCACCACATGCTCTTTTGAGGATGTTATTAACATAGAAAAGTTTTCTTACTATTTTGGAGCTGTTGAAATGAG GAACTGCCTACAGAAGTTTATTGCACTGAGCCACGAGATTCCGGGTAAAGAGTTGTCTCTTTCAAGAACTGATGTCAGAAATGACAAAGTTGGTTCAGTAGAGGGCAATTCTCAAACATCCGGAACATCAAAGTCGGAAACACCAGTGACATATAGTGCTTCCCCTGCAAAAGCTGCACAGATGGAGAGGCAAAACTCATCAGGTAATGAGGAATCTTCCTGTACAAGTGAGGAGGAACAACCGTCAGCCGAAAGAAGTCGGACTCTTATAAGATCTGCATCTCCAAGAAGGTCTGCATCTCCAATGCGAAGAGTCCAAATTGGGCGCTCTGGGTCACGAAGATCCACTGCTTTAACGATTAAGAGTCTAAATTACTTTCCTGCCAGAGAAAGGTCAATCTCTCATAAAGATGCAGCTGCCAGCGGTAGTGATGAGGAAGACTCTGAGCAAACCTCGAAAAAGGCTGAGAAGGATGTGTGCAGAATGAGTGTGCAAGATGCAATCAGTCTCTTTGAAAACAAACAGAATGGCGGAACTGTTGATTATCAGAGGACAAAGTCACTATTAAACGGCTCAATTGGTGCTAATAAAGCGGTATTGAGAAGATGGAGTTCAGGGGTGTGTGAAAGTTCTAAAGGCTCTGTTGATGTGGCGACTGATGATCCAGTTTCCATGGCTATCAATAAATCGGAAGATCAAGAAACTGAGGGTACTTTGGAAATAAAACCCGATTCATACTCTCCTCCCAAAAGCCTTGACGCCgatgttactgctgctgattTCGAACACAACTTACCTGAAGAAAAAGCACATAGTCCAAAGGCTACGAGAGAGGAATCTCTCCCTAACCAAGGTGCAGAAATAGGTGAAAAATTAAATGCCTCAGTTGAATGGACTCGACAAAAGGAAGCAGAGCTAAACCAATTGCTCACGAAAATGATGGAAACCAAGCCTACCAAATATCGGAGCTCGGCAGCTACTGATAGCAAACACCAAAGCCGTCCCACTGAGCGTCGAGGTGGTTTCTATGATCATTACAAAGAAAAAAGGGATGAGAAACTTCGTGGTGAAACTGCTAGGAATAGAGCAGAGAAGGATAAACAATTTAAAGCACTGCAACAAGTTCTTGATGAAAGAAAAGCAGCAATTGTCTCAGGGAATGCAAGTAATGTTAGTAAAAAACCAAATATTAAGAGAACTCAGAGAACAGTCAAGAACTCCCTTGAATCTGCAAAAACCAAAGATGAAACTCCCAAACCCACTGTTGTAAAGAAAGCTTCATCAAAAGCATCGCAACTGCCAGCAACGCGGAAGTCATGGCCTTCTATGCCGTCACCAAGAGTTACAGGGACATCAACTGCTAAAACTCCTAAAACTCCTCCTATAACAAATTCTGCTGGTACTACACCTACCCGTAGAAGATCACAGCCAACAACAGCAGTTCCTCAGACAAGCCAAAAGGTTGAGAAATTACAGCCCCAAGCAAAACCTGTGAAAGCACCCCAGAATAATATCAGAAAGAATGTTCCAAATGGGGACAAGAAACTGCAGACTCTGACAAAAGCTAGCAAACCTACGAAAGCCAAAGTTCAGCCTACCTCTGGAGATTCTGCATCCTCTACTAAACCTAGACTCAGCAAGGTAACCAAGAAAAGTAGTGTGGTGCCTGTGGAATCAAAGGAGGCAAAGCCTTTTCTTCGTAAGGGCTCAGGTACTGGATCTGGTCATAGTCCAGTCATAAAGGCCAAAGTTTCATCTCAGTCTGAAAAATCTTTGAGGGAATCTACGGACTTCGTTCAAGTTGAGGAGAATGAGATGGCCTATGTTGCTTCTGGTCCACTTAATCAACTGCAGGACAGGGGTCTTGAGGAGTTAAAAATTCATGAAGATGAAGACTCCGGAATTCAGTTAAACAGCCCTCAAAAATATGAAGATAGAGAGAGCTGCAATAAGGTTACGCCAGATAGTGAAGATGATTTTCGAAGAATGGAAGAGTCTACACTGAAAAGCGAGGTTGAAGAGGAATCGAACATTTCCCCTAGCGCCTGGGTGGAAATAGAGGAGCAGGAGGATCAAGCCATTTCATGTAATGATGGTTTTGGTCCTAATGAATCTCAGGCTGATGTTGCAACTGTAAGAATCTCAAGTCCACGAGTTCGTCATTCTCTGTCTCAAATGTTGCTTGAAGAAAGCAGTGAAGATGTTATCGACTGGGGTAATGCTGAGAATCCTCCTACCATGATATATCAGAAGGATGTGCCAAAGGGATTAAAGCGGCTTCTAAACTTTACTCGTAAGAGTAAGACTGATTCGAATCCAACTGGTGTTTCAAGCCCATCTTTCTTCTCTGAAGGTGAGGATGATCCAGAAGACTCTAAACTTCTTACCAAAAGTAGTTCGGACAATCTACTGAAGAAAGCCACGCTTCATGCTAAGCATTCTGGACAACCAAAGTCGTCTTCTGAAGCCTATGAGCTATCCG CTCAAACAAGTATAGGCAAAATTGCTGCTCAGAAATTGCAAGCGAGCCGGCTCTCAGCTCCAGCAAGTACAACAAAag CATCAAGATCgttcttttctctttctgcaTTCAAGGGAAGCAAATAA